The stretch of DNA AAGGGCAACTATGGTCTTTTCGGCCAAGGCTCACTGGGTCCGCCAGTTCTCCCATCTTTCGTCCCTGTCGCTCACATCGGCAAATTTGATGCTGATGGCACTGGAAGCTTCTTCGGCTCGGAGACATTTAAACTCGCCAGCACTGCTGGAAACGATAGCTTCACGGCAAGCTACAACGTAAACAGCGATTGCAGCGTTTCCGCTGAGATTACGACGGACACTGGCGAAGTTATACACGAAAACGGAGTCATCACCGGAGAGGGAACGTTTCAGGAGATACACCTGATAGTCACTAATCCTGGCTGGGTGTTTCCCGATGCGGGAATCAGAAAGTAAGACGCACTCTGTGGTTCTTCGAAGGGGCGACGCTCGTCGCCCTCTTCTTTGACGCATAGGGTGCCCTACTCGGCGGCGGACCATCTCATTAATCGCCATCCCGTAATCTATCCAGAGCAGGGCAGTGCTACCCGCCCCAGCAATTCTGCGACTCACCTTATTGCACCTGAGTCCAATGGCGAGAGGTTCCGGACGATGTCCGCCACTAACCCGCAATTTATCCTCCGAGCCGCTCACGCCGGGGACATTCCCGCGCTTCACGAGTTAATTGCCTGCTCGGTTCACGGCTTGATGACCAGTGCCTATACCGAGCGGCAGTTGCAGGCGGCGCTCGGCACCTGGCTTGGGGTGGACTCGCGCCTGGTCGAGGATGGCACCTACTTCATTGTCGAGGCCATCGACAATGGCACCAGAATTCCGGTCGCATGTGGCGGGTGGAGCAAACGCAATACCCCATACGGCAGCGATCATCGCCCCGGACGCGACGATGCTCTGCTCGATCCAGCCGTGGATGCGGCCAGGATCCGCGCATTCTTCGTGCATCCCAACTGGGCACGCCGAGGTCTGGGAGCCATGATCCTGCGTCACTGTGAGCGGGTCGCGCTGGATGCCGGCTTCCGCCGATGCGAAATGGGAGCAACCCTGAGTGGCGTCCCTTTTTACCGGAGCCACGGCTACCATTCGGCCGAACAAATCGACCTGCCGTTGCCCAGTGGCGACACACTACCCATTCTCAAGATGACCAAGGAACTCGCTTGCACCGGGAGCGACCGCAAATAGTCACAAAACTCAGCCGCTCTCCAATTCACTCCAACCACGTATTCTCTGCGAACTCGACCCTACGCCGTTTTCGCCACCGTAGCCGCGATCGGCGCTCGTGTGATGTGCGAAAGGCCCTCGTTAACGTCCAGAACCTTCGCTCGCA from Terriglobia bacterium encodes:
- a CDS encoding GNAT family N-acetyltransferase, which encodes MSATNPQFILRAAHAGDIPALHELIACSVHGLMTSAYTERQLQAALGTWLGVDSRLVEDGTYFIVEAIDNGTRIPVACGGWSKRNTPYGSDHRPGRDDALLDPAVDAARIRAFFVHPNWARRGLGAMILRHCERVALDAGFRRCEMGATLSGVPFYRSHGYHSAEQIDLPLPSGDTLPILKMTKELACTGSDRK